A window of Salvia splendens isolate huo1 chromosome 8, SspV2, whole genome shotgun sequence genomic DNA:
CAAGTTTTAGTTTAAATTCTAAGATTATTTACTCTTGCTAAATTGATTAGTGATTTTATGAGTAGGGGTGGGCTCCGGAATAGGATTTCTTCTATTCCTCTCAATGTGTATCCTGGTGCATATATTGTTacgaaagagaaggaataaaagGCGTAAGGAGAAATTCTTCAAACGAAATGGCGGTCTTCTCTTACAACAGCAAACAAATGAAGGAACAATTCAAAAGACCAAGCTATTTTCTTCTGAAGAGTTAGAGAAAGCCACAGATAACTTCAATGAAAGTCGGATTCTTGGACAGGGAGGACAAGGCACGGTCTACAAAGGAATGTTGTCCGATGGCAAGATTGTGGCAATCAAGAAATCGAAGCTTCTCAACATGGATCACTTAGAGCAATTCATAAATGAGGTTGTGATACTATCACATGTTAATCATAAGAGTGTGGTCAAATTGTGGGGATGTTGTCTGGAGACCGATGTCCCACTCCTCGTCTATGAGCTAGTGCCTAACGGGACACTCTTCGATCTAATCCAGGATCCCAACACTGAATTCCAAGTTTCATGGAATATGCGTCTGAAAATCGCAACTGATATTGCTGGGGCGCTCGCCTATCTTCACTCTGCGTTGTCCATACCTATCTACCATAGAGACGTCAAGTCTAGTAATATTCTTCTAGGTGAAAAATATACGGTTAAATTGTCTGATTTTGGGATCTCTAGGTCTGTTGGAACGGACCAGACACATTTGACCACATTGGTAAAGGGAACATTTGGATATTTTGATCCAGAATATTTCCAGTCGAGCCAATTTACAGAAAAGAGCGACGTTTACAGTTTCGGAGTAGTTCTTGTCGAACTTTTGACAGGACAGAGGCCGATATCGTTGGATATAAGAGAAGAGGAGAGAAGTTTAGTGATGCGTTTTCTTGAATGTATGGAAGAAAACAATTTATACAAAATTTTAGATGACCAAGTTTTGAAGCATGGCAATGAGGTGGAGTTTACCGCAGTTGCATGGCTTGCGCAAAGATGCTTGAATTTAAAGGGGAGAATGAGACCAACCATGAAAGAGGTAGCAAGAGAGTTGGAGAGTTTGCATATGTTTGTAGAAGATGGGGAAGTTTGTGAAGCCAAGCCCATCATTATTTCGGACAATGAGTATGCATGGACACCTAGTGGTATAAGTGTAGAATCATCATCATCTTTACTTACATTTTAGCTAAGAAAGTGTGCATGCAACTTGAAGTTGATAGAGATATAACTTTCATTTGTTAATTTGTAATGTGCAACGGAGTTGTACTATTTACCTAATGGTAGCTTTTATTGACACTTCCAATTTTCACACTCGATTATACAAGAAAATTTTTGTTATAAAATGATAGAACAATTGAAATGAATAACCAAGTTAATTGATGCCTCAAAAAGGGGCAGAAAGGGGCTCTTTAATATCCCTACATTCCGGTGATGATTCCACTACTAAACATTGGCAATAAGTCTCCATAGAAACAACCTCTTCCCTGAAAACTGCCCCGCTGCGGCCGCGGCCTCTCTCCTCCACCACCTTCTGTGGCTGCAGATTTTCGCCTGAAACTGTCACCACCACTGGCACCTCTTTGATTTCGACCACGTCCTTCAGCCCCTGCAGCTATAGTATTTCGTGAACATAAGAATCACGAAAAATAGTCAAATTCTGGTTTGTCCCATAATTTTTAAAACTGGAATGATAAATCACCAAGTTTCAGAATATTGCAATTATCATCTACGTCATTTTTCAGATGATGCCTGCGATGGCGTGACAACCAGATTTCACAATTATCCCACC
This region includes:
- the LOC121742996 gene encoding wall-associated receptor kinase-like 9; this encodes MDPSFNIICKKSTPYLNITGKMLEIVEIRPTQIRVKYPYMLAATCYSKTEDYPHKVIRDNYSSVDLMDTQYAISDQNWLTAVGCDDIVAAFGQNNEIFAGGCVTYCPTKDPHGHGLCPNDENGYSAGNGCCRTSIPKGTMFLATQLSDIGGKWLRNKFFPCSYAFVEETRTSKQSAFSYPFSDLNKSKNINEWVLSTQQPVVRLDWRVGTQNCHEARRNSSTYACKANADCVNLESNSDWAQGYLCSCKKGFHGNPYQNGCQDINECDNIELSPCDSNAICTNTIGSVNCSCPKGYAGDGWKNDGKGCIPSNMIHVFIGVGSGIGFLLFLSMCILVHILLRKRRNKRRKEKFFKRNGGLLLQQQTNEGTIQKTKLFSSEELEKATDNFNESRILGQGGQGTVYKGMLSDGKIVAIKKSKLLNMDHLEQFINEVVILSHVNHKSVVKLWGCCLETDVPLLVYELVPNGTLFDLIQDPNTEFQVSWNMRLKIATDIAGALAYLHSALSIPIYHRDVKSSNILLGEKYTVKLSDFGISRSVGTDQTHLTTLVKGTFGYFDPEYFQSSQFTEKSDVYSFGVVLVELLTGQRPISLDIREEERSLVMRFLECMEENNLYKILDDQVLKHGNEVEFTAVAWLAQRCLNLKGRMRPTMKEVARELESLHMFVEDGEVCEAKPIIISDNEYAWTPSGISVESSSSLLTF
- the LOC121742997 gene encoding uncharacterized protein LOC121742997 isoform X2 — protein: MANYCCSIELEPRTLKQGQLDHAREIAVDIVQTKEPDEASTMFTEGLKDVVEIKEVPVVVTVSGENLQPQKVVEERGRGRSGAVFREEVVSMETYCQCLVVESSPECRDIKEPLSAPF
- the LOC121742997 gene encoding uncharacterized protein LOC121742997 isoform X1; amino-acid sequence: MANYCCSIELEPRTLKQGQLDHAREIAVDIVQTKEPDEASTMFTELQGLKDVVEIKEVPVVVTVSGENLQPQKVVEERGRGRSGAVFREEVVSMETYCQCLVVESSPECRDIKEPLSAPF